One region of Jatrophihabitans cynanchi genomic DNA includes:
- a CDS encoding sugar phosphate nucleotidyltransferase produces MILAGGLGTRMWPETKTVPKVLLPVAGRPFAEWQLGWLAAAGVDSVVYCIGHLGSMVSDELGDGSGIGVRIGYVDEGDDLRGTAGALRLAYDRGCLDDSFLVLYGDSWLQVDPAEVLRAAQARAEPALMTVLLNDGRWDASNVVFDGKCVVRYAKGLASPPPQMRWVDYGLLAFRSAVIAERVPTEAVYDLAALCATLATEGLLAGFEVRDRFYEIGSPRGRDELDRMLRGECRGSVNGNH; encoded by the coding sequence GTGATCCTTGCCGGCGGGCTTGGCACCCGCATGTGGCCCGAGACCAAGACTGTGCCCAAAGTGTTGCTGCCCGTCGCTGGCCGACCCTTCGCCGAGTGGCAGTTGGGCTGGCTCGCGGCCGCTGGTGTCGATTCGGTCGTGTATTGCATCGGACACCTCGGCTCGATGGTCAGCGATGAATTGGGTGACGGATCAGGCATCGGCGTTCGGATCGGCTATGTCGACGAAGGCGACGACCTGCGCGGCACGGCGGGTGCCCTACGCCTTGCCTACGATCGCGGTTGCCTCGACGACAGCTTCCTCGTGCTGTACGGCGATTCGTGGCTGCAGGTCGATCCTGCCGAGGTACTGCGTGCCGCCCAGGCGCGCGCCGAGCCCGCCCTGATGACCGTGCTGCTTAACGACGGCCGGTGGGACGCCAGCAACGTGGTGTTCGACGGCAAGTGCGTCGTCAGATACGCCAAGGGGTTGGCGAGTCCACCTCCGCAGATGCGCTGGGTCGATTACGGGCTGTTGGCGTTCCGGTCTGCGGTTATTGCCGAGCGGGTGCCGACCGAGGCGGTGTACGACTTGGCCGCGCTGTGCGCCACGCTGGCGACCGAGGGGCTGCTCGCGGGTTTCGAGGTGCGCGATCGCTTCTACGAGATCGGCTCGCCGCGGGGTCGGGACGAGCTGGACCGGATGCTGCGTGGAGAATGCCGCGGAAGTGTGAATGGCAACCACTGA
- a CDS encoding GH25 family lysozyme: MVVWMAFAGVAALCATAVDALPPSHDSPIAPGGGGHAQAGAQAGLAPMVASARPAGVAGIDIASYQHPGGAEIDWSSVAGAGVKFAYVKASEGTTYVNPYYSDDALGAKTAGMYVGAYAFGRPDTNDPVEQADALLAAAPYRSDGRTLPPMIDLEGPYAGITGENDCWNLGSSAMRAWIGAFVNRLETKTGVRPLLYTSTNWWNACTASSTQFARLPLNIASWGSTSPAPLPAGWSSYTVWQYTASAQISGIQGDVDGDVFLGSVAALDALASPDRNIRLQGDVTGDGMADLVADYGSNTAVMASGGSAFATPAEWSSTPFYGVRATLSADVTGDGKSDLVAVNSGNTYVMTSTGTGFSAPRLWSGAAFYGVRATLSADVTGDGKSDLVAVNSGNTYVMTSTGTGFSAPRLWSGAAFYGVRATLSADVTGDGKSDLVAVNSGNTYVMTSTGTGFSAPRLWSGAAFYGVRATLSADVTGDGKSDLVAVNSGNTYVMTSTGTGFSAPRLWSGAAFYGVRATLSADVTGDGKSDLVAVNSGNTYVMTSTGTGFSTPQAWSTVFF; this comes from the coding sequence GTGGTCGTCTGGATGGCCTTCGCCGGAGTCGCGGCTCTCTGCGCGACGGCGGTCGACGCCCTGCCGCCGAGCCACGACTCGCCGATCGCTCCGGGCGGAGGCGGGCATGCCCAGGCCGGGGCTCAGGCGGGGCTGGCCCCCATGGTCGCCTCAGCCAGACCTGCCGGCGTCGCCGGCATCGACATCGCGTCCTACCAGCACCCCGGCGGAGCGGAAATCGACTGGAGTTCGGTGGCAGGCGCGGGGGTCAAGTTCGCGTACGTCAAGGCATCGGAGGGGACGACGTACGTCAATCCGTATTACAGCGACGACGCGCTGGGAGCCAAGACGGCCGGCATGTACGTCGGTGCCTACGCGTTCGGTCGACCGGACACCAACGATCCGGTCGAGCAGGCCGACGCGCTGCTGGCTGCGGCGCCCTACCGCTCCGATGGGCGGACCCTGCCTCCGATGATCGACTTGGAGGGTCCATACGCTGGTATCACCGGCGAGAACGATTGCTGGAATCTCGGCTCGTCAGCGATGCGCGCCTGGATCGGTGCGTTCGTGAACAGACTGGAGACAAAGACCGGTGTCCGGCCGTTGCTCTACACCTCAACCAACTGGTGGAACGCGTGCACGGCGAGCAGCACTCAGTTCGCCCGCCTTCCGCTTAACATTGCCTCCTGGGGCAGCACGTCCCCGGCACCGCTCCCAGCCGGATGGTCCTCCTACACCGTCTGGCAGTACACCGCTTCCGCGCAGATTTCCGGTATCCAGGGTGATGTCGACGGCGATGTCTTCCTCGGCTCTGTGGCGGCGTTGGATGCCTTGGCCTCTCCGGATCGCAACATCCGCTTGCAGGGCGATGTGACGGGTGACGGCATGGCCGACCTCGTCGCCGACTATGGAAGCAACACCGCGGTCATGGCGTCCGGCGGCAGTGCGTTCGCCACGCCGGCCGAATGGTCTAGCACCCCATTTTACGGGGTGCGTGCGACGTTGAGTGCCGATGTGACGGGGGACGGCAAGAGCGATCTCGTCGCGGTCAACAGTGGCAATACCTATGTGATGACCTCTACCGGCACGGGTTTCAGTGCTCCGCGGCTGTGGTCCGGTGCGGCGTTTTACGGGGTGCGTGCGACGTTGAGTGCCGATGTGACGGGGGACGGCAAGAGCGATCTCGTCGCGGTCAACAGTGGCAATACCTATGTGATGACCTCTACCGGCACGGGTTTCAGTGCTCCGCGGCTGTGGTCCGGTGCGGCGTTTTACGGGGTGCGTGCGACGTTGAGTGCCGATGTGACGGGGGACGGCAAGAGCGATCTCGTCGCGGTCAACAGTGGCAATACCTATGTGATGACCTCTACCGGCACGGGTTTCAGTGCTCCGCGGCTGTGGTCCGGTGCGGCGTTTTACGGGGTGCGTGCGACGTTGAGTGCCGATGTGACGGGGGACGGCAAGAGCGATCTCGTCGCGGTCAACAGTGGCAATACCTATGTGATGACCTCTACCGGCACGGGTTTCAGTGCTCCGCGGCTGTGGTCCGGTGCGGCGTTTTACGGGGTGCGTGCGACGTTGAGTGCCGATGTGACGGGGGACGGCAAGAGCGATCTCGTCGCGGTCAACAGTGGCAATACCTATGTGATGACCTCTACCGGCACCGGCTTCAGCACCCCACAAGCTTGGTCCACCGTGTTCTTCTAA
- a CDS encoding class I SAM-dependent methyltransferase, whose protein sequence is MISTAQVRRIGFGASGVLSVLAAVFAAIGNARVALTLLSLAVAAFVVALWTSTRTVINRLVVFERHVSRSLTGAGGRGSRQPDPQRLLDALERIGTQLNDLPIVAQQSVVATETLGRLLEARASATEAAGTRHRSVLHRLDQVETQLQQAPGLTVEMARLAERLGVGPGSLPLPGGWALTGQTLLALVDEVLSSTRENIVECGCGTSTVWIALALRHRGTGHVFALEHEVRFAGLARDQLRAHGLEQWATVIDAPLADTVIEGESVQWYDLAALDLLPDRIDLLFVDGPPGDTGRLARRPAYVLLQSRLYDDSVVVLDDTNRPAEKEISEDWLSRSTPHGHLIERAKIGRSTFYDMRAPAQES, encoded by the coding sequence GTGATTTCCACGGCCCAGGTACGGCGGATCGGCTTCGGAGCGTCCGGCGTGCTATCCGTGCTCGCAGCAGTGTTCGCTGCGATCGGCAACGCCCGCGTCGCGCTTACGCTTCTGAGTTTGGCCGTCGCGGCATTCGTCGTCGCGCTGTGGACATCCACCCGCACCGTGATCAACCGCCTGGTCGTGTTCGAGCGGCACGTCTCTCGTTCGCTCACCGGTGCAGGTGGGCGCGGTTCGCGGCAGCCAGACCCGCAACGACTCCTCGATGCGTTGGAGCGGATCGGCACCCAACTGAACGACCTACCGATCGTCGCGCAGCAGTCGGTAGTAGCGACCGAGACGCTCGGCCGACTTTTGGAGGCGCGCGCGAGCGCGACTGAGGCTGCCGGCACCCGGCACCGCAGCGTGCTGCATCGTCTGGACCAAGTGGAGACCCAACTCCAGCAGGCGCCCGGACTGACTGTTGAGATGGCGCGTCTGGCCGAGCGACTCGGCGTGGGGCCGGGGAGCCTGCCCCTGCCGGGCGGATGGGCGCTGACCGGGCAGACCCTGCTTGCGCTCGTGGACGAAGTGCTCAGCTCGACGCGCGAGAACATCGTCGAGTGTGGCTGCGGGACGTCTACGGTATGGATTGCACTGGCGCTCCGGCACCGCGGTACCGGACACGTCTTCGCGTTAGAGCACGAGGTGAGGTTCGCCGGGCTGGCGCGCGATCAGCTCCGGGCGCACGGACTCGAACAGTGGGCGACCGTCATCGATGCACCGCTAGCGGACACGGTGATCGAGGGCGAGAGTGTCCAGTGGTACGACCTCGCCGCCCTGGACCTACTGCCTGACCGCATCGATCTGCTCTTCGTTGACGGGCCACCCGGTGACACCGGACGATTGGCTCGCCGGCCCGCGTATGTGCTGTTGCAGTCGCGCCTCTATGACGACTCGGTCGTAGTGCTGGATGACACGAATCGTCCGGCGGAAAAGGAGATCTCCGAAGACTGGCTGAGCCGTTCAACGCCTCATGGGCACCTCATCGAGCGCGCCAAGATCGGCCGATCGACGTTCTACGACATGCGGGCGCCCGCCCAGGAGTCGTGA
- a CDS encoding glycosyltransferase — translation MDNTIRDAPEDIQARRLITLGLFDRVFYQAQCRVEFDSDLAAARHAIRWGAKRGWAFHPLVEPDYLPIGWTTAWKERGNFRRLLERLINTAEPRDLSPLFSPRRWLELHPDAGTHPAGALGHFLETARPDTVLPTPEDFLGAPPSWGRVREEALRRADEYGHQLARVRKRTIDVWNARDHADWLRRWAAAPVPRFADRPAVSVVMPVKDRPQIVVDAIASIQAQTHRDWELLVVDDGSTDHTPQVLHELAGQDPRIRVFELPVSGGAAAARNVGIRQARGIYTTFLDSDNVWEPVFLQLSLAAMHGQGLRVAHAVAEVTVGGPATYLAFQGDYDDLIIKNHVPLIVLVAETQLLREVGGLDESFRRWMDHDLVLRLSRRTPITLLPFIGARYDSVEGSADRITRTESDNWEFAALGKNLVDWQAEEERLGERVRGRTSILMPTFRDFTMTRRAVLAVLAQADAAQANVEVVVIDNGSQRSVSALLWATFAGDARVVVRRLARNYNFAGGCNAAFAYSTGARVVFLNNDTVVRADWLEPLVAPLADPDVLGTQPLLLFPDDTVQSAGTVFLADERVASPFLPGHPAEDARRDSGGGFEAVTAAALAMRAEDVIALHGFDCLYANGMEDVDLCLRARERNPRGFFSVIHDSVVTHYESRTPGRGTYIAENRRIFLDRWRGRLPAGTDGRDRYLAVGFEVAAVQGDGSPYPAPRAVLSRPGSALERATAQRVPQRLRWSINISSVPGPGGDRWGDSHFAAALTGALGALQQEPVVFRHGAHDSSVAHLSDVVLTLRGLTPAHPQPGAVNVLWVISHPDLVDVREVQQFDIVASASPAWAEAMSRTSGRPVHVVYQATDPSLFAPRFVRDDGHSVLFVGGTRGQESRQIVSDALEAQVELAVYGPGWAGRLPDGVLQAAYLENVDLSNAYGSAGVVLNDHWPDMAANGFLNNRLFDAVASGARVISDRVDGIEELFRGSVRTYATVEELAYLCSGAGRLSFAPAAERIEVAERIRAEHSFAARAEQLLMLVQDALRERARG, via the coding sequence GTGGACAACACGATCCGCGATGCTCCGGAGGACATCCAAGCGAGACGCCTTATCACCCTCGGATTATTCGATCGCGTGTTCTATCAAGCGCAGTGCCGCGTAGAGTTCGACAGCGACCTCGCTGCGGCCCGACACGCGATTCGCTGGGGCGCGAAGCGCGGCTGGGCGTTCCATCCCCTCGTCGAGCCGGATTACCTGCCGATCGGTTGGACGACGGCATGGAAGGAACGCGGCAATTTCAGACGCTTGCTCGAGCGGTTGATCAACACCGCGGAGCCGCGCGATCTGAGTCCGCTGTTCTCGCCACGACGATGGCTCGAGCTACACCCGGACGCCGGCACGCATCCGGCTGGAGCATTGGGCCACTTCCTAGAGACGGCGCGGCCGGACACTGTCCTTCCCACTCCAGAGGACTTTCTCGGTGCACCGCCCAGCTGGGGTCGCGTGCGCGAGGAGGCGCTGCGGCGTGCTGACGAGTACGGCCATCAACTCGCACGCGTCCGCAAACGCACGATCGACGTGTGGAACGCGCGGGACCATGCCGACTGGTTGCGGCGGTGGGCAGCAGCTCCGGTACCTCGATTCGCCGACCGTCCTGCCGTCTCTGTGGTTATGCCTGTCAAGGATCGTCCGCAGATCGTCGTAGATGCCATCGCGTCCATCCAGGCGCAAACGCACCGGGACTGGGAACTGCTGGTTGTCGACGATGGCTCCACGGACCACACCCCGCAGGTGCTGCACGAGCTAGCCGGACAGGACCCGCGCATCCGGGTGTTCGAGCTGCCCGTGTCCGGTGGAGCGGCCGCCGCCCGCAACGTAGGCATCCGCCAGGCCCGAGGGATATACACCACGTTCCTCGACTCGGACAACGTGTGGGAACCGGTATTCCTGCAGCTCTCGCTCGCCGCTATGCATGGACAGGGCTTACGCGTGGCCCATGCTGTCGCCGAGGTGACGGTGGGCGGCCCTGCGACCTACCTCGCGTTCCAGGGCGACTACGACGATCTCATAATCAAGAATCACGTCCCGCTGATCGTCCTGGTCGCGGAGACGCAGTTGCTGCGCGAGGTCGGCGGCTTGGACGAATCGTTCCGGCGCTGGATGGACCATGATCTGGTGTTGCGGTTGTCCCGTAGGACACCGATCACTTTGCTTCCATTTATCGGGGCACGCTACGACAGCGTCGAGGGCTCGGCAGATCGCATCACCCGAACCGAGTCGGACAACTGGGAATTTGCGGCGCTCGGCAAGAACCTCGTCGACTGGCAGGCGGAAGAGGAACGCCTCGGCGAGCGGGTTCGAGGTCGCACCTCCATCCTGATGCCGACATTCCGTGACTTCACGATGACGAGGCGCGCTGTGCTGGCCGTGCTGGCACAGGCCGATGCTGCGCAGGCGAACGTCGAGGTGGTGGTCATCGACAACGGGTCGCAGCGGTCGGTTTCCGCATTGCTCTGGGCCACATTCGCGGGCGATGCTCGAGTAGTCGTGCGACGGCTTGCGCGCAACTACAACTTTGCCGGCGGCTGCAATGCAGCCTTCGCCTACTCAACCGGCGCGCGCGTCGTCTTCCTGAACAACGACACCGTGGTGCGGGCGGACTGGCTCGAGCCCTTGGTTGCTCCCTTGGCCGATCCGGATGTACTCGGTACGCAGCCGTTGCTGCTCTTCCCCGACGACACCGTCCAGTCGGCGGGAACGGTCTTCCTTGCGGACGAGCGGGTGGCAAGTCCGTTCCTCCCAGGTCATCCTGCCGAGGACGCCCGCCGCGACTCAGGGGGCGGGTTCGAGGCGGTCACCGCGGCTGCGCTCGCGATGCGGGCGGAGGACGTGATCGCGCTGCACGGCTTCGACTGCTTGTACGCCAACGGAATGGAGGACGTCGACCTGTGCCTTCGCGCACGGGAGCGGAACCCGCGGGGGTTCTTCAGCGTGATCCACGACTCGGTGGTTACCCACTACGAAAGCCGCACACCAGGCCGCGGCACGTACATCGCTGAGAACCGCCGCATCTTCCTGGACCGCTGGCGGGGTAGGTTGCCCGCCGGCACGGACGGCAGAGATCGCTACCTGGCAGTCGGCTTTGAGGTAGCGGCAGTGCAGGGCGACGGATCGCCTTACCCGGCGCCGCGAGCTGTGCTGAGCCGGCCGGGCTCGGCACTGGAGAGGGCGACGGCGCAACGGGTTCCACAACGGCTGCGCTGGTCGATCAACATCAGCTCGGTCCCCGGACCTGGCGGGGACCGCTGGGGCGATAGTCATTTCGCCGCGGCGCTCACGGGCGCCCTAGGCGCGCTGCAGCAGGAACCGGTGGTTTTCCGGCACGGGGCGCATGACAGTTCGGTTGCACACTTGTCGGACGTGGTGCTGACACTGCGCGGCTTGACCCCGGCCCACCCGCAGCCGGGCGCAGTAAACGTGCTCTGGGTGATCAGCCACCCGGACCTTGTGGACGTGCGGGAGGTGCAGCAGTTCGACATCGTGGCGTCGGCGTCTCCTGCGTGGGCCGAGGCGATGAGCCGCACATCCGGGCGGCCCGTGCACGTCGTCTACCAGGCAACTGACCCGAGCCTGTTCGCACCGCGCTTCGTGCGAGACGACGGCCACTCCGTGCTGTTTGTCGGTGGGACGCGCGGCCAGGAGTCACGGCAGATCGTGAGCGACGCGCTGGAAGCACAGGTCGAGCTGGCGGTGTATGGGCCGGGTTGGGCCGGGCGGTTGCCCGACGGGGTGCTGCAGGCGGCGTACCTGGAGAACGTCGACCTCAGCAACGCCTATGGGTCGGCCGGCGTCGTGCTCAACGATCATTGGCCGGATATGGCCGCCAACGGGTTCTTGAACAACCGGCTCTTTGACGCGGTTGCGTCGGGCGCTCGAGTGATCAGCGACCGGGTGGACGGGATCGAGGAGCTGTTCAGAGGTTCGGTTCGTACGTATGCCACGGTCGAGGAGCTGGCATATCTGTGCAGCGGTGCAGGGCGGCTGAGCTTCGCCCCCGCCGCCGAGCGGATTGAGGTCGCCGAGCGCATACGTGCGGAGCACTCCTTCGCTGCCCGGGCCGAACAGTTGCTGATGCTGGTTCAGGATGCGTTACGCGAGCGTGCGAGGGGTTGA
- a CDS encoding nucleotide sugar dehydrogenase has product MSFDAVVIGLGYVGLPLAEAASGRGLRIAGLDVDPAIVAGLAAGRSHVDDLSDETVRQMLARGFSPGTDEAVIAASEVAVICVPTPLSKDGGPDLGAVRAAVAAVGRNLRAGMLVILESTTYPGTTEEVVAPTLEELSGLRAGEDFALAFSPERIDPGNPHWGMTNTPKVVGGLTSACGDRAAQFYERFVDRIVRAKGTREAETAKLLENTYRHINIALVNEMARFCHELGIDLWNVIEMASSKPFGFQPFYPGPGVGGHCIPIDPNYLSHRIRSQLGYPFRFVELAQEINATMPAYVAGRAQRILNDAGKATKGASVLLLGVTYKADIADERESPAVPLGRQLAALGATLSYHDPHIFDWKVAAERVPDESLPGAVAEADLVILVQNHSVYDIAALVAMSRHFFDTRGVARDPKAHRL; this is encoded by the coding sequence ATGAGCTTTGATGCGGTAGTCATCGGCCTTGGTTATGTCGGACTGCCACTTGCTGAGGCCGCGAGCGGACGAGGCTTGCGGATCGCCGGACTTGACGTGGATCCGGCCATTGTCGCTGGGCTCGCCGCGGGTCGTTCGCATGTCGACGACCTCTCGGACGAAACCGTTCGTCAGATGCTGGCGCGAGGTTTCTCACCCGGCACGGACGAAGCCGTCATCGCAGCCAGTGAGGTCGCCGTAATCTGCGTGCCGACCCCACTGTCCAAAGACGGCGGCCCGGATCTCGGTGCAGTACGCGCGGCGGTAGCGGCGGTGGGCCGCAACCTACGAGCGGGCATGCTCGTGATCCTCGAGTCGACGACATATCCAGGCACGACCGAGGAAGTGGTCGCGCCGACGCTTGAGGAGCTGTCCGGGCTCCGTGCCGGCGAGGATTTTGCCCTCGCGTTCTCGCCCGAGCGAATCGATCCCGGCAACCCTCACTGGGGAATGACCAACACGCCGAAGGTCGTCGGCGGACTGACGTCCGCCTGCGGCGATCGCGCAGCGCAGTTCTACGAGCGCTTCGTGGACCGCATAGTTCGGGCCAAAGGCACGCGCGAGGCCGAGACGGCAAAGCTGCTGGAGAACACGTATCGGCACATCAACATCGCCTTGGTCAACGAGATGGCCAGGTTCTGCCACGAACTCGGAATCGACCTGTGGAACGTCATCGAAATGGCGTCGTCCAAGCCGTTCGGCTTCCAGCCGTTCTATCCCGGCCCTGGTGTTGGCGGGCACTGCATTCCGATCGACCCCAACTACCTCTCGCATCGCATCCGATCTCAACTCGGGTATCCCTTCCGGTTCGTCGAGTTGGCGCAGGAGATCAACGCGACAATGCCGGCTTACGTCGCCGGCCGCGCCCAGCGAATCCTGAATGACGCAGGCAAGGCCACCAAGGGCGCGTCGGTACTGCTGCTGGGAGTGACCTACAAGGCCGACATTGCAGACGAGCGCGAGTCCCCAGCGGTGCCGCTCGGACGGCAACTCGCGGCGCTCGGCGCCACGCTGTCCTATCACGACCCGCACATCTTCGATTGGAAGGTTGCGGCCGAGCGCGTGCCCGACGAGAGTTTGCCCGGCGCGGTCGCCGAGGCCGACCTGGTGATCCTTGTGCAGAACCATTCCGTATATGACATAGCTGCACTCGTAGCGATGTCCCGCCACTTCTTCGACACCCGAGGAGTGGCTCGGGATCCGAAGGCACACCGCCTATGA
- a CDS encoding glycosyltransferase 61 family protein — MDKVVSGLSNAVGSDCVGRSDLARLWRRARATDWGDTRPLRAFFELTAQVVCRNPAGKILIAGGPQADTLLGVVSETWPGRTVHAVRLGDDESMAHALLSATGPFDVVLQTADMDAQQQVDLFHRLFMHLGLGGAYLTPRVIPAAPDDTRSGPVGPVLVPNEDLPPGVPFRDLWTLVSAAQSARMRDFSTEAQDEPTYRDVRGLGRHLAEVHVESKMMLITNGFRTQSKLTEAETDEVLCRLPGIGREIASRPAASLIANGSFAHNLGSDPYFRTVMTSPKIALRLYEQPICSRGQVVTRGDFLFPDSFRHHMSPRLTNIYVEESAPRFGYVRRDVSMPDELPGSWYHLDSEWPDEFGHFTTEVVGRLWGWDEARRHDPGIKVLTTFKHDREPKQLTSYAREIFAAMGIEPDDVVAFERPCRPERLYSATSMFSSYDYVHPDISQIWDRLAAALTHGIAPEAGASRRVFCTRPRELKRLCRNSAEVEELFVKYGFDVVAPETMSFADQIQVFRSAEIIGGFAGSALFQLAFCDQPKTVFTIGPDTYTARNEHMIAAIRGHHIISTWCRAELPHPVGSWSKAAFGSAYTFDFERDGRFLRERLDRALSELG, encoded by the coding sequence GTGGACAAGGTCGTATCGGGACTGTCGAACGCGGTCGGCTCGGACTGCGTCGGACGATCTGACCTTGCGCGATTATGGCGACGCGCGAGAGCCACGGACTGGGGCGACACTCGTCCGCTCCGCGCATTTTTCGAGTTGACGGCGCAGGTGGTGTGCCGCAACCCGGCTGGGAAGATTCTCATTGCCGGCGGACCGCAGGCCGACACGCTCCTTGGCGTCGTCAGCGAAACCTGGCCCGGGCGGACCGTGCACGCTGTTCGCCTCGGCGACGATGAGTCGATGGCGCACGCGCTACTGAGCGCCACGGGCCCGTTCGACGTGGTACTCCAAACAGCGGATATGGATGCGCAGCAGCAGGTGGATCTCTTCCACCGGCTCTTCATGCACCTTGGGCTGGGCGGCGCCTACCTCACGCCACGCGTGATCCCCGCCGCACCCGATGACACCCGATCCGGCCCGGTCGGGCCGGTTCTCGTCCCGAACGAGGATCTGCCCCCCGGAGTACCGTTCCGCGACCTGTGGACCCTCGTCTCCGCCGCGCAGTCCGCGCGCATGAGGGACTTCTCGACCGAGGCGCAGGACGAGCCGACTTACCGTGACGTCCGTGGGCTCGGTCGGCACCTCGCCGAGGTGCACGTCGAGAGCAAGATGATGTTGATCACCAACGGCTTTCGGACGCAGTCGAAGCTCACCGAAGCCGAGACTGATGAGGTCCTGTGCCGGCTGCCCGGGATCGGCCGCGAGATCGCGTCACGTCCCGCCGCGTCCCTCATTGCAAACGGATCCTTTGCGCACAACCTCGGCAGCGACCCGTATTTCCGGACTGTCATGACCTCGCCCAAGATCGCGCTTCGGCTGTACGAGCAGCCGATCTGTTCGCGCGGCCAGGTTGTGACGCGCGGCGACTTCCTGTTTCCTGACTCGTTCCGCCATCACATGTCGCCGCGACTTACGAACATCTACGTGGAGGAGTCGGCCCCGCGGTTCGGCTACGTCCGTCGCGACGTCTCGATGCCCGACGAGCTGCCCGGGTCCTGGTACCACCTGGACTCGGAATGGCCGGACGAGTTCGGTCACTTCACGACCGAGGTCGTCGGTCGCCTCTGGGGGTGGGACGAAGCGCGCCGGCACGATCCGGGAATCAAGGTGCTGACCACGTTCAAGCACGATCGCGAACCGAAGCAGCTCACGTCATACGCACGCGAGATCTTTGCCGCTATGGGGATCGAGCCCGACGACGTGGTTGCGTTCGAGCGCCCTTGTCGTCCCGAGCGTCTTTACTCGGCTACCTCGATGTTCTCGAGTTACGACTACGTACATCCGGACATCAGCCAGATCTGGGATCGGTTGGCCGCCGCGTTGACGCACGGGATCGCCCCGGAAGCTGGAGCATCCCGCCGGGTCTTCTGCACCCGGCCGCGCGAGCTCAAGCGACTGTGCCGGAACTCCGCCGAGGTCGAGGAGCTGTTCGTCAAGTACGGGTTCGACGTCGTTGCACCGGAGACCATGTCGTTCGCGGACCAGATCCAAGTGTTTCGCAGCGCGGAGATCATCGGTGGCTTCGCGGGCAGCGCACTGTTCCAGCTCGCGTTCTGCGACCAGCCGAAAACGGTCTTCACGATCGGGCCGGACACGTACACCGCTCGCAACGAGCACATGATCGCAGCGATCCGCGGCCATCACATCATTTCAACCTGGTGCCGGGCCGAGCTGCCGCACCCGGTCGGCTCATGGAGCAAAGCGGCGTTCGGGTCCGCGTACACGTTTGACTTCGAACGCGACGGCCGATTCCTACGGGAACGTCTCGACCGTGCGCTGTCTGAGCTGGGTTGA